One Sphingobacteruim zhuxiongii DNA window includes the following coding sequences:
- a CDS encoding alpha-ketoacid dehydrogenase subunit alpha/beta — protein MSETNTTRPVQFNSAKMSFEEFRELLIADYKLAVQSRFVSLLGRKEVLTGKAKFGIFGDGKELAQIALAKVFKPGDWRSGYYRDQTLAFALKMSSVYHFFSQLYANPTLEADTSSAGRQMVAHFATPLLDEDGEWIDQTQQYNSVSDVSTTGGQMSRILGLGLASKLYKDNPNLSHRTKFSKEGTEVVFCTIGNAATSEGVFWETVNAAGVKQIPIVISIWDDGYGISVPNEVQTTKGDISSVLRGFQRDEAGAGYEIFRVKGWDYAGLCEVYEKAAEYARNEHQPCIVHVTDITQPQGHSTSGSHERYKDSDRLNWETEFDCNKRMRDWLLDSGLASDDELKEIETEMKDFVRQEQKRAWSDYRKTLQVDLDEAILLLEKLNHHAVELPLKTLLSLTDLSLKEVYVNVRRVIRDLRGIELEGKAELLAWYQEKKEVNHSRFNDKLFNDTKYSPLKVERIEPAIDDDSTIVDGREVLNACFKANFERDARLIAFGEDVGKIGDVNQGFAGLQEIFGSQRIFDTGIRESAIIGKGLGLAIRGFRPIAEIQYLDYLIYAMPVLSDDLASLSYRTKGRQKAPLIVRTRGHRLEGIWHSGSPMSVLLGGLRGLHICVPRNMTQAAGMYNTLLKGDEPALVIECLNGYRLKEKMPHNVGEFTVPIGKAELLREGADITVVSYGSTLRIVQEAALELEKLGISIEIIDAQCLSPFDQDHLCKSSLEKTNRLLIVDEDFPGGASSYILHEILEVQGGYYLLDSQPRTLTAKPHRAPYGSDGDYFTKPAVDDVVEAAYKIMTDSKPNDYPALY, from the coding sequence ATGTCAGAAACAAATACGACACGACCAGTGCAGTTTAACTCAGCTAAAATGAGCTTCGAGGAGTTCCGTGAATTGCTGATTGCCGATTATAAACTAGCTGTACAAAGCCGTTTTGTTAGTCTACTTGGAAGGAAAGAAGTCCTTACAGGGAAGGCTAAATTTGGTATTTTTGGTGATGGTAAAGAGCTTGCTCAAATTGCTTTAGCAAAAGTGTTTAAACCTGGAGACTGGCGTTCCGGATATTACAGAGATCAAACGTTAGCCTTTGCTTTGAAAATGAGCTCAGTCTATCATTTCTTTTCGCAACTGTATGCAAATCCTACTTTAGAAGCCGATACATCCTCTGCCGGTAGGCAGATGGTTGCCCATTTCGCGACGCCCTTGTTGGACGAAGATGGGGAATGGATTGATCAGACACAGCAATACAACTCCGTGTCGGATGTTTCCACCACTGGAGGGCAAATGTCACGCATCCTTGGACTTGGACTTGCCTCTAAGCTGTATAAGGATAATCCTAATCTTTCTCACCGTACAAAGTTCTCCAAAGAAGGGACGGAAGTTGTTTTCTGTACCATCGGGAATGCAGCAACGTCTGAAGGTGTATTTTGGGAAACTGTGAATGCAGCTGGCGTTAAACAAATTCCGATCGTTATCTCTATTTGGGATGATGGTTACGGGATTTCTGTTCCTAATGAAGTGCAAACGACCAAGGGAGATATTTCCTCCGTACTACGAGGCTTTCAACGTGACGAAGCAGGGGCAGGATATGAGATCTTCCGTGTAAAGGGTTGGGATTATGCCGGACTTTGTGAGGTGTATGAGAAAGCCGCAGAGTATGCAAGAAATGAACATCAACCTTGTATTGTTCATGTAACAGATATTACACAACCTCAAGGTCATTCGACCTCAGGCTCCCATGAAAGGTATAAAGATTCTGACCGACTAAACTGGGAGACAGAATTTGATTGTAACAAGCGCATGCGCGACTGGCTATTAGATTCTGGTCTAGCTTCTGATGATGAATTGAAGGAAATCGAGACAGAAATGAAAGATTTTGTTCGTCAGGAACAAAAACGAGCCTGGTCAGATTACCGAAAAACTCTTCAAGTCGACTTAGATGAAGCCATTCTATTGCTCGAGAAGCTAAATCACCATGCTGTTGAATTGCCTTTGAAGACCTTGTTGTCATTAACTGACTTGTCTTTAAAAGAGGTTTATGTCAATGTGCGTCGAGTGATTCGTGACCTAAGAGGAATCGAACTTGAAGGTAAAGCGGAGCTTTTGGCTTGGTACCAAGAGAAGAAAGAGGTTAATCATAGCCGCTTTAATGATAAGCTATTTAACGATACTAAATATTCGCCTTTAAAGGTTGAACGAATTGAGCCTGCTATCGATGATGATTCTACAATAGTCGATGGTCGTGAAGTGCTAAATGCTTGCTTTAAAGCAAACTTTGAACGAGACGCTCGATTAATTGCTTTTGGTGAAGATGTAGGTAAGATTGGCGATGTTAACCAAGGTTTTGCTGGATTGCAGGAGATCTTTGGTTCACAACGAATCTTTGATACTGGAATTCGTGAATCGGCAATTATCGGTAAAGGATTGGGCTTAGCGATACGCGGTTTCAGACCTATTGCGGAGATTCAGTATTTAGATTATTTAATTTACGCGATGCCAGTATTAAGTGATGATTTAGCTAGTTTAAGTTATCGCACTAAAGGACGTCAGAAAGCACCGCTGATTGTTCGTACACGTGGACATCGATTGGAGGGGATTTGGCACTCAGGGTCGCCTATGTCCGTACTCCTAGGCGGATTACGTGGTCTGCATATTTGTGTGCCAAGAAATATGACGCAAGCAGCAGGTATGTACAATACTTTGTTGAAAGGTGATGAACCAGCGTTAGTAATTGAGTGCTTAAATGGGTATCGTCTGAAAGAGAAAATGCCACATAACGTCGGTGAATTTACAGTGCCGATTGGAAAGGCTGAATTACTTCGTGAAGGTGCTGATATTACTGTTGTATCCTATGGTTCTACATTACGTATAGTCCAAGAAGCAGCATTAGAACTTGAGAAATTAGGCATATCAATCGAGATAATCGATGCGCAATGTCTGTCTCCATTTGATCAAGATCATCTTTGCAAAAGTTCACTAGAAAAGACAAACCGTTTACTCATCGTTGATGAAGACTTCCCTGGCGGGGCCTCATCGTATATATTACACGAAATATTGGAAGTTCAAGGTGGATATTATCTATTAGATAGCCAACCTAGAACACTTACTGCAAAACCTCATCGCGCACCATATGGCTCTGATGGTGATTATTTCACCAAGCCAGCGGTAGACGATGTTGTCGAAGCAGCCTATAAAATCATGACGGATAGTAAACCAAATGATTATCCGGCATTGTATTAA
- the aroA gene encoding 3-phosphoshikimate 1-carboxyvinyltransferase, translated as MAAEKLILSHQSKVIRGTVQLTGSKSESNRALIIRALSGGLVTVENLSEAADTVTLEAALEIAQSGNTEFKTIDIGPAGTAMRFLTSYLNLIKGNFILTGTERMQQRPIGILVDALKSIGADIHYEKKAGYPPLKIEGGMFQSKDQVAIQGNISSQYISSLLLIASSLKKGLTIQIEGELTSRPYVTMTLEMLKEAGIQYDFQEQSIAIAKQDFQPATIYVEPDWSAASYWYAMVALAQEAHVVLPGLKKHSLQGDFAIIDIMTHFGVTSTFEKDGLHLRKSGLISKKSLFNFKECPDLAQTVIVVAAALRKDSSFTGLETLKIKETDRILALQQEIGKFGAELIADGEVYHLKTEKVFEPENINIATYEDHRMAMAFAPLALVFNQVTIEEPLVVEKSYPSFWKHLVAQGFQIVE; from the coding sequence ATGGCAGCAGAAAAATTGATATTATCACATCAATCAAAAGTTATTAGAGGCACGGTTCAACTTACTGGCTCCAAGTCAGAGAGCAACCGTGCTCTTATTATCCGGGCATTAAGTGGAGGTCTTGTCACAGTTGAGAACTTATCTGAAGCAGCGGATACTGTAACACTAGAAGCAGCATTAGAAATCGCCCAATCTGGCAATACTGAGTTTAAAACCATCGATATTGGCCCCGCGGGAACAGCGATGCGCTTCTTAACGTCCTATCTAAACCTAATAAAAGGAAACTTTATCCTGACAGGAACGGAACGCATGCAACAACGTCCTATTGGTATTCTTGTCGATGCTCTGAAAAGCATTGGCGCGGATATCCATTATGAAAAAAAAGCAGGCTATCCACCTTTGAAAATCGAGGGCGGGATGTTCCAAAGTAAGGATCAAGTTGCTATACAAGGAAATATCTCAAGTCAATACATCTCTTCTCTCCTATTAATTGCTTCATCTTTGAAGAAAGGATTGACGATTCAAATTGAAGGCGAGTTAACCTCAAGACCCTATGTAACCATGACGCTTGAAATGCTTAAAGAAGCCGGTATTCAATACGACTTCCAAGAGCAAAGTATTGCGATTGCAAAACAGGACTTCCAACCTGCCACTATCTATGTAGAGCCAGATTGGAGTGCTGCATCATACTGGTACGCGATGGTTGCCCTAGCACAAGAAGCACATGTCGTCCTACCTGGATTGAAAAAGCATAGTCTGCAAGGTGATTTTGCAATTATTGATATCATGACCCATTTCGGGGTAACATCAACCTTTGAAAAAGACGGACTTCATTTACGTAAATCAGGCTTAATTTCTAAAAAATCCTTATTTAATTTTAAGGAGTGTCCAGACCTAGCACAAACGGTTATCGTTGTTGCTGCTGCACTTAGAAAAGACAGCTCTTTTACGGGATTAGAAACGCTTAAAATCAAAGAAACCGATCGTATCCTTGCATTACAACAAGAGATTGGCAAATTTGGAGCAGAACTAATTGCCGATGGCGAAGTATACCACTTAAAAACAGAGAAGGTATTTGAGCCCGAAAACATTAATATAGCGACCTATGAAGATCATCGTATGGCGATGGCATTTGCCCCATTAGCCTTGGTATTCAACCAAGTAACTATCGAGGAACCTTTAGTCGTTGAGAAATCTTACCCTTCCTTCTGGAAGCACCTTGTAGCGCAAGGTTTTCAAATCGTGGAATAA
- a CDS encoding IMPACT family protein, translating to MSLFDDTYKTIEEPSEGIFRDKGSKFIAYAYPFKDESKLKEIIALLKAEHPKARHHCWAYRLTPDRTVFRVNDDGEPSGTAGRPILNVLLSQDITNLLVVVVRYFGGTLLGVPGLINAYKTATQEAIDNNVIVERTVNDIYAVHFDYLQMNDVMKIVKEYDLKVLSQNFDTSCTIHIEMRKLQVNELVGKLESIEGIEVDYLRTI from the coding sequence GTGAGTTTATTCGACGATACTTATAAGACTATCGAGGAACCCTCGGAAGGAATTTTTAGAGATAAGGGAAGTAAATTTATTGCCTATGCTTACCCTTTTAAAGATGAGAGTAAGTTAAAAGAAATTATTGCTCTTTTAAAAGCAGAACATCCGAAAGCGAGACATCATTGCTGGGCGTATAGGCTGACTCCTGATCGAACTGTATTTCGTGTAAATGACGATGGTGAACCTTCTGGTACCGCGGGTAGACCTATATTGAATGTCTTGCTTTCTCAGGATATTACTAATCTTTTAGTGGTTGTCGTGCGTTATTTTGGTGGAACACTATTGGGAGTTCCCGGACTGATTAATGCTTATAAGACGGCTACTCAAGAAGCAATTGATAACAACGTTATCGTTGAGCGTACTGTAAACGATATTTATGCTGTTCATTTTGATTATTTGCAAATGAATGACGTGATGAAAATCGTTAAAGAATACGACCTAAAGGTACTTAGTCAAAACTTTGATACGTCCTGTACTATTCATATAGAAATGCGTAAATTACAAGTGAACGAATTAGTTGGAAAACTAGAATCCATTGAGGGGATTGAAGTAGATTATTTACGAACCATATGA
- a CDS encoding EamA family transporter, translated as MWYVLISVLCSVTVAVIIKLAKQRSVNYLQLLVWNYPVALILTNIVLKPTLVSWDSSLPWHLYLPLGLLLPAIFICIAMSIRYGGIVQTEVAQRLSLFIPLLAAFLFMGEQIVPRNLIGIAVGLVAIVFSIGWTKEKRSKGDVNWIFPLLVFVGMGIIDILFKQIALLSTVTYMSSLWIVFVLALLFAFLFLLYLLLIKKQKLDVQAIFYGAILGVFNFGNIVFYMKAHKALPENPSLVFTAMNIGVISVGALVGVLLFREKLSKYNKIGVILAIISVLLIALL; from the coding sequence ATGTGGTATGTTTTAATTTCAGTACTTTGTTCGGTAACAGTCGCTGTGATAATCAAGCTTGCGAAACAACGATCTGTGAACTACCTACAGTTATTAGTTTGGAATTATCCTGTCGCATTGATTTTAACCAATATTGTTTTAAAGCCGACCCTAGTTTCTTGGGATAGCTCGCTTCCATGGCATTTATATCTTCCGCTAGGGTTGTTATTGCCGGCAATCTTTATTTGTATCGCGATGTCCATTCGTTATGGTGGTATTGTTCAAACTGAGGTTGCTCAACGTCTTTCTTTGTTTATTCCTTTGCTGGCGGCCTTTCTTTTTATGGGAGAGCAAATAGTTCCCAGAAATCTAATCGGTATAGCTGTTGGATTGGTTGCTATTGTATTTTCGATTGGATGGACCAAAGAGAAAAGAAGCAAAGGCGACGTCAATTGGATATTCCCACTGCTTGTTTTTGTGGGGATGGGAATCATTGATATTCTGTTTAAACAAATAGCATTATTAAGCACCGTTACCTATATGTCTTCCTTATGGATTGTTTTTGTGTTAGCGTTATTATTTGCCTTTTTATTTTTGCTTTATCTACTATTGATCAAAAAACAGAAGCTAGATGTTCAAGCGATTTTTTATGGAGCGATTCTAGGTGTTTTTAATTTCGGGAATATTGTTTTTTATATGAAGGCGCATAAAGCATTACCTGAGAATCCATCCCTCGTTTTTACGGCTATGAACATCGGTGTGATATCCGTTGGAGCGCTAGTAGGAGTGTTGTTGTTTCGAGAAAAGCTTAGTAAATACAATAAAATTGGGGTAATTTTGGCAATTATATCCGTATTATTAATTGCATTACTGTGA
- a CDS encoding prephenate dehydratase: MSEKIKIAIQGVKASFHEEAAYKYFGRDIETLECESFKKTCELLKQGKADYVVMAIENSIAGSILPNYNLLRDYRFHIIGEVHLNIQQHLLALPGTKLSDIKFVESHPIAIRQCDEFLSEHPDWTIKEGMDTAACAKKIVEEKLTNTAAIASEAAAKVYGLEMIEKRIETNKKNSTRFLILSNEVQEIKNANKASLSFQTSHAIGALAAVLQCFAEQNVNLSKIQSMPVVGRRNEYDFYVDVEWKKQADYDAAIRKVLKHTVNFSIMGEYLKNEKI, from the coding sequence ATGAGTGAAAAAATAAAGATTGCTATCCAAGGAGTTAAAGCTTCCTTCCACGAAGAAGCTGCCTATAAATATTTCGGCAGGGATATCGAAACTTTAGAATGCGAATCTTTCAAAAAGACTTGCGAATTACTAAAACAAGGAAAAGCAGACTATGTAGTGATGGCAATTGAAAACTCAATCGCAGGAAGTATTCTTCCAAATTACAACCTGCTTCGTGACTATAGATTTCACATTATTGGTGAAGTTCATTTGAACATCCAGCAGCATCTTCTAGCCTTACCTGGCACTAAGCTTTCTGACATTAAATTTGTAGAGTCACATCCTATTGCAATCCGTCAATGCGATGAATTCTTAAGCGAGCATCCAGATTGGACAATCAAAGAAGGGATGGATACAGCAGCTTGTGCAAAGAAGATTGTTGAAGAAAAGCTGACAAACACAGCAGCAATCGCTAGTGAAGCAGCTGCAAAAGTATACGGACTAGAAATGATTGAAAAACGCATCGAAACAAATAAAAAGAACTCAACACGTTTTCTCATCCTTTCAAACGAGGTTCAAGAAATTAAGAATGCGAACAAAGCTTCCCTTTCTTTCCAAACCTCACATGCTATTGGCGCACTAGCAGCGGTATTACAATGCTTTGCTGAGCAAAACGTCAATTTAAGTAAAATTCAATCTATGCCAGTTGTTGGTCGTCGTAATGAATACGACTTCTATGTTGACGTAGAATGGAAAAAACAGGCAGACTATGATGCTGCGATCCGTAAAGTGTTAAAACATACGGTCAACTTTAGCATTATGGGCGAATACCTAAAAAACGAAAAAATCTAA
- a CDS encoding chorismate mutase: MKHSLDILPLNSWIEIGDKPLIIAGPCSAETEEQLVSTAHLLANTGKVNVLRAGIWKPRTRPGEFEGIGSIGLEWMKRAKEETGLLTATEVATAKHVEEALAAGIDILWVGARSTANPFTVQEIADALQGVDVPVLVKNPVNPDLSLWIGALERINRAGIKKIAAIHRGFSSYEKTAFRNEPMWDLAIQLKTIAPDLPIINDPSHICGNRELIPYVTQKAMDMDMQGLIIESHIDPSVAWTDAKQQVTPAALADLLDSISVRKAESNNPAFEDKLAELRGQIDKLDDQIIKQIGDRMKIAEKIGEFKRDNNVTILQVSRWDEIVQKRVSLAKALNLGEEFTVKFLELLHNESIRKQNEIMNSNSVAEA; this comes from the coding sequence ATGAAACATTCATTAGACATTCTTCCTTTGAATTCATGGATTGAAATTGGAGACAAACCTTTAATCATAGCAGGACCTTGTAGTGCGGAGACGGAAGAACAATTAGTTTCTACTGCTCATTTATTGGCAAATACAGGCAAAGTTAATGTACTACGTGCAGGTATTTGGAAACCACGTACTCGTCCAGGCGAATTTGAAGGTATCGGCAGCATCGGTTTAGAGTGGATGAAGAGAGCAAAAGAAGAAACTGGATTATTGACAGCTACAGAGGTTGCTACTGCAAAACACGTCGAAGAAGCTTTAGCAGCAGGTATTGACATCCTTTGGGTTGGTGCTCGTTCTACTGCGAACCCATTCACAGTACAAGAAATTGCTGACGCTTTACAAGGTGTTGACGTTCCTGTGTTAGTAAAAAACCCAGTAAACCCTGATTTATCCTTATGGATTGGCGCATTAGAGCGCATAAACCGTGCAGGTATCAAGAAAATTGCAGCTATCCACCGTGGTTTCTCATCTTATGAAAAAACAGCATTCCGTAATGAGCCAATGTGGGATCTTGCAATTCAATTAAAAACAATTGCACCTGATCTTCCGATCATCAACGACCCGAGTCATATTTGCGGTAATCGTGAGCTTATTCCTTACGTGACTCAAAAAGCAATGGACATGGATATGCAAGGATTAATTATTGAATCACATATTGACCCATCTGTTGCATGGACCGATGCGAAACAACAAGTAACACCTGCAGCATTAGCAGACCTATTGGATTCAATCTCAGTTCGTAAAGCTGAATCAAATAATCCAGCGTTCGAAGATAAATTAGCAGAATTGCGTGGACAGATTGATAAATTAGATGATCAAATCATCAAGCAAATTGGTGATAGAATGAAGATTGCTGAGAAAATTGGCGAATTCAAAAGAGATAATAACGTAACTATTCTTCAAGTAAGTCGTTGGGATGAAATCGTTCAAAAACGAGTTTCACTTGCAAAAGCATTAAACTTAGGTGAAGAGTTCACGGTTAAATTCTTAGAGTTATTACACAATGAGTCTATCCGTAAACAAAACGAAATTATGAATTCTAATTCTGTTGCGGAGGCATAA
- a CDS encoding ROK family protein, translating into MKLIIMPSNQLILSCDIGGTHITSAIVDSSNWTILEDTITRSHVDSQAEAKTILLAWTSNMKTCLAKNESTVESIGIAAPGPFDYEKGIPLMKGQSKYDDLYQMEVTEPIKALIGASPLKIRYINDAAAFLQGEVYGCGLETETCILGITLGTGLGSAVWNNGEKAFDADLWNSPYQEGIFEEYLVTRWFVKRFKELTSIEETGLREILEKHETRIETQQLLQEYRDHLLDFLLFFSNKYHCHHFIIGGNISKAWTKIFPDESALKNYNIIIGKFQEQAAIIGAASLFSS; encoded by the coding sequence ATGAAGCTTATCATAATGCCAAGTAACCAACTTATCCTTTCCTGTGATATTGGCGGAACACATATAACCTCCGCCATTGTCGACAGTAGCAACTGGACTATCTTAGAAGACACAATCACTCGCTCGCACGTAGATTCGCAAGCAGAAGCTAAAACGATTTTACTAGCCTGGACAAGCAATATGAAGACTTGTCTAGCCAAAAATGAATCAACCGTTGAGTCGATAGGCATAGCAGCTCCAGGTCCTTTTGATTATGAAAAAGGAATCCCATTAATGAAGGGCCAATCGAAATACGATGACCTTTACCAGATGGAAGTAACCGAACCAATTAAAGCATTAATTGGTGCAAGTCCATTAAAAATTCGATACATCAACGACGCTGCAGCCTTTCTTCAGGGAGAGGTATACGGTTGTGGTTTGGAAACGGAAACCTGTATCTTAGGCATTACCTTAGGAACAGGTCTAGGCTCAGCTGTATGGAACAACGGCGAAAAGGCGTTCGACGCCGATCTTTGGAACAGCCCTTATCAAGAGGGAATATTTGAAGAATATTTAGTCACTCGTTGGTTTGTGAAGCGTTTTAAAGAGTTGACCAGCATTGAAGAAACTGGCTTGCGGGAAATTCTAGAAAAGCACGAGACGCGGATAGAAACCCAGCAATTGCTGCAAGAATATCGGGATCATCTATTGGATTTTCTACTGTTTTTTAGCAACAAATATCATTGCCATCATTTTATCATTGGCGGCAATATCAGCAAGGCATGGACAAAGATCTTCCCTGATGAATCCGCATTAAAAAATTATAATATCATCATAGGAAAATTCCAAGAGCAGGCTGCCATCATAGGCGCTGCCAGTCTATTCTCCTCCTAA
- the aroC gene encoding chorismate synthase: protein MAGNTFGDIFKISTFGESHGAAIGVILDGCPALIDIDEEFIQSELDKRRPGQSKITTQRKESDTAQILSGVFEGKSTGTPIAIVIPNEDQRSKDYSHIQDKFRPSHADYTYQVKYGIRDYRGGGRSSARETAARVAAGAIAKLFLKQRGIEIFAHVSGVGKLEAPNLDSSNLQDLLTRRESNIVRCADPASAAEMTEYIDQIRKNGNTVGGRISTVIRNVPVGLGEPVFDKLHADLAKAMMSINAVHGFEYGSGFEGSQMLGSEHNDIFVNQDSNIRTLTNFSGGIQGGISNGMDITFKTAFKPVATIMKDQATINEQGDDTTISGKGRHDPCVVPRAVIIVEAMAALVIADHLLKYEAYHNAK, encoded by the coding sequence ATGGCAGGAAACACTTTCGGAGATATCTTTAAAATCAGCACTTTTGGTGAATCTCATGGCGCTGCGATTGGCGTTATTTTGGACGGATGTCCGGCATTGATTGATATCGATGAAGAGTTCATTCAATCCGAGTTAGATAAACGTCGTCCAGGCCAATCGAAGATTACAACCCAAAGAAAAGAGAGTGACACTGCGCAAATTCTATCCGGGGTATTTGAAGGAAAATCAACAGGAACACCAATCGCTATTGTGATTCCAAATGAAGATCAACGCTCCAAAGACTATTCCCATATCCAAGATAAGTTTCGCCCATCACATGCAGATTACACGTACCAAGTAAAATACGGTATCCGTGATTATCGTGGTGGTGGTCGTTCTTCTGCACGAGAGACTGCTGCACGTGTAGCGGCGGGAGCGATTGCTAAGCTTTTTCTAAAACAACGCGGAATAGAAATATTTGCGCATGTATCTGGCGTAGGGAAGCTTGAAGCTCCGAACTTAGACAGTTCCAATTTACAAGATCTTCTAACCCGTCGTGAAAGCAATATCGTACGCTGTGCCGATCCTGCTAGCGCGGCAGAGATGACCGAGTATATTGATCAAATTCGCAAAAATGGAAATACCGTTGGTGGACGTATCAGCACAGTTATTCGCAACGTGCCTGTAGGCCTCGGCGAACCTGTTTTTGACAAGCTACATGCTGATCTTGCTAAGGCGATGATGAGTATCAATGCGGTTCACGGATTTGAATATGGATCTGGATTTGAAGGCTCGCAGATGTTAGGATCAGAACATAATGACATATTTGTAAATCAAGATTCCAATATTAGAACATTAACCAATTTTTCAGGAGGCATTCAAGGCGGTATTTCCAATGGAATGGATATTACCTTCAAAACGGCTTTCAAACCTGTTGCAACCATTATGAAAGATCAAGCAACGATCAATGAGCAAGGAGATGACACAACAATATCTGGCAAAGGTCGTCATGACCCATGTGTTGTTCCTCGCGCAGTAATCATTGTCGAAGCTATGGCTGCATTGGTGATCGCTGACCACCTCTTAAAATATGAAGCTTATCATAATGCCAAGTAA
- a CDS encoding nucleoside phosphorylase, with product MINDSELIINADGSIYHLNLKPEDIADTIIFVGDPDRVAEVSKYFDNIEVKKGKREFITHTGFLGNKRLTVISTGIGTDNIDIVINELDALVNIDFETKSLKEEIKSLDIIRIGTSGSIQGNIAIGTILASEFAIGFDTLMQYYKKPYTETELAIQNAVIHNFEDLTFRPYIGHASEKLLAKFAYDLPKGITMTAPGFYGPQGRALRTNNTYPQLIKQANQFIVGNRQITNLEMETAGIYAMCNMLGHHAISINAILASRVQESFCENPQEIIDNAIKLVLNRL from the coding sequence ATGATTAACGACTCTGAATTAATTATCAATGCGGATGGAAGCATATACCATCTAAATTTAAAACCGGAGGATATTGCCGACACGATTATTTTTGTTGGAGATCCTGATCGTGTTGCCGAAGTATCAAAATATTTCGATAACATCGAAGTAAAAAAGGGTAAACGTGAGTTTATTACCCATACTGGTTTTCTTGGAAACAAAAGACTTACTGTTATTTCAACGGGAATAGGTACTGATAATATTGATATTGTAATAAATGAACTAGATGCACTAGTTAACATTGACTTTGAAACAAAATCATTAAAAGAAGAAATTAAGTCTTTGGATATTATTCGAATTGGTACTTCCGGTTCAATACAAGGTAATATTGCTATTGGGACTATTTTAGCTAGTGAGTTCGCTATTGGGTTTGATACGTTAATGCAATATTATAAAAAGCCGTATACAGAGACAGAATTAGCGATTCAAAATGCTGTCATTCATAATTTTGAAGATCTTACATTTAGACCCTATATTGGACACGCCTCAGAGAAGTTATTAGCGAAGTTTGCATATGATCTTCCGAAAGGTATTACAATGACTGCTCCTGGATTCTATGGTCCGCAAGGGCGCGCCTTACGCACGAACAATACCTATCCACAACTTATAAAGCAAGCAAATCAATTCATAGTTGGCAATCGACAAATTACCAATTTAGAGATGGAGACTGCAGGAATCTATGCAATGTGTAATATGCTAGGCCATCATGCAATTTCAATTAATGCAATATTAGCCAGTCGTGTTCAAGAATCATTTTGTGAGAATCCTCAAGAGATTATTGACAACGCGATTAAACTTGTGCTGAATAGGCTTTAA